A single genomic interval of Paralichthys olivaceus isolate ysfri-2021 chromosome 7, ASM2471397v2, whole genome shotgun sequence harbors:
- the setd6 gene encoding N-lysine methyltransferase setd6: protein MATEAKRLKVDESSELGPLEHFLQWCNTVNLVLSDKVYVSKEGTVAEYGMLAKEDIKEGEVLFTIPRSALLHHGTTKVSALLEKEKSSLESSSGWVPLLLSLLYEYTSSQSHWRPYLSLWTDFKTLDHPMFWSKEERGRLLKGTGIPEAVDTDLTNICSEYTDVVLPFITRHPDLWNPNTHTLELYTQLVAFVMAYSFQEPQEDEEDEEEDEEEEKAPNPPMMVPMADMLNHVSNHNANLEFTPDSLKMVCVRPIHKGEEVFNTYGQMANWQLLHMYGFTEPYPSNGNDTADIPFNDLYKVATRGVQSDLDMQLMEEMWELLSQMMQEKAAFVFGKHGCLTDTELHTALRVLGMSKEEFSDFKENEGWEEDDDEDEKISLAFSNEGLLELKPSWKGLIHEAARLTLGSYGDAVEEGKVSVSERMLIEDKAALAGLSSRQQNALQVRYGQKSILNKVMELTQS, encoded by the exons ATGGCAACAGAAGCGAAACGACTCAAG GTAGATGAATCCTCAGAGCTTGGTCCTCTGGAACATTTTCTACAGTGGTGCAACACAGTCAATCTGGTCCTCAGTGACAAG gTGTACGTGAGTAAAGAGGGAACGGTTGCAGAGTATGGGATGCTGGCTAAGGAAGACATAAAAGAGGGGGAAGTTTTATTCACCATCCCCAGATCAGCTCTTCTCCACCACGGAACAACCAAGgtctctgctctgctggagAAAG AGAAGTCGTCTCTGGAGAGCTCCTCAGGTTGGGTTCccctgctgctgtctctgctgTACGAGTACACGTCCTCACAGTCCCACTGGAGACCCTACCTCTCTCTGTGGACGGACTTCAAGACACTGGACCACCCCATGTTCTG GTCTAAAGAGGAGCGAGGAAGACTGCTGAAGGGAACAGGTATTCCAGAGGCTGTGGACACAGACCTGACTAACATCTGCAGTGAATACACAGATGTGGTCCTGCCTTTCATCACCAGGCACCCTGACCTCTggaaccccaacacacacacactggagctgTACACACAGCTGGTGGCCTTTGTCATGGCGTACAG ttTCCAGGAGCCtcaggaagacgaggaggatgaggaggaggatgaagaagaggaaaaggcCCCCAACCCACCGATGATGGTTCCCATGGCTGACATGTTAAACCATGTGTCGAATCATAACGCCAATCTGGAGTTCACACCG gaCAGTCTGAAAATGGTTTGCGTCCGGCCCATTCATAAGGGCGAGGAGGTGTTCAACACCTATGGGCAAATGGCCAACTGGCAGCTCCTTCACATGTACGGCTTCACAGAACCGTATCCAAGCAACGGCAACGACACGGCAGACATCCCCTTCAACGACCTGTACAAAGTGGCCACACGAG gtGTACAGTCTGATTTGGATATGCAGCTGATGGAGGAGATGTGGGAACTGTTGAGTCAGATGATGCAAGAGAAAGCAGCGTTTGTCTTTGGTAAACATGGCTgcctcacagacacagagctgcacactGCACTCAGG GTGCTGGGCATGTCAAAGGAAGAGTTCTCAGATTTCAAAGAAAACGAAGGGTGGGAGGAAGACGACGACGAAGATGAGAAGATTTCCCTTGCTTTCTCTAACGAGGGTCTCCTGGAACTGAAGCCTTCGTGGAAGGGGCTGATCCATGAAGCGGCCCGTCTCACTCTGGGGTCGTACGGAGACGCTGTGGAAGAGGGAAAAGTCTCTGTCAGCGAGCGGATGCTGATAGAGGACAAGGCAGCGCTCGCTGGACTGAGCAGCCGGCAGCAGAACGCACTGCAGGTACGATACGGACAGAAGAGCATCCTGAACAAAGTGATGGAGCTCACGCAATCATGA